The sequence CAGCTTTTTTACCGTTTTGCACCGAATCAACCACCTCTACCCTTAACCCCTAATGGCACTCGTCATGCGGATTGTATCGCCTATCCAAAAGGTTCGCGCATTATCTGTGTGCGTGAAGATCACCGCCAAGAAGGTGAACCTAAGGCGAGTTTAGTGACGATTAATCTTAATTTTGCAGGTGAGGGCGATACCTTTGTCTCGGGGCATGATTTTATTGCTTCACCCACTATTTCTCCTGATAACACTCAGCTTGCGTGGATAACATGGGAACATCCCTACATGCCTTGGGACAATAGTGTGTTATGGCTAGGGGATTTAGATCGTAAAGGCCAATTAAAAAATATCCGAAAGATAGTCACCCCTGAACATTCCTCTGTGACTCAACCTTTGTTCAGCCCAGATGGACAGCTTTATGTCGTCGCAGATATCAGCAATTGGTGGAATATTTATCGTGTGACATCAGCGGGTTTACTTGTACCTGTGTTTACCAAAAATGCCGAGTTTGCAGTACCTGATTGGCGCTTAGGTAATCATAATTATGCCTTTGAATCGGCCAATACGCTTATCGCCAGCTATGTTGAAGGAAATCAGGCTGCTTTGATTAGGATCTATTTAGACTCGGGTTTAACTGAATCTTTGGCGGTTGATTTTGCAGAAATAACCCAAGTTATTAAGGGAGAGGATGGGGTTTATTTTGTTGGGGCTAAGGCGACGCCAGAACAAGGTGTTTACCAAGTTGTAGGGCGTGGTACAGAGCTTGTGTATGCCCCCGCATTACCAAAACTTGATCCTAACTATATTTCACGGGCAAGGAATATTGCCTTCACAACGGGTGAAGATCAGCAGGCATATGGCTATTTTTATGCACCAGTGAATCCTAAGTATGTTGCGCCCCATGATACTCGTCCGCCGTTAATTGTGATGTTACACGGTGGTCCTACAGCGCGTGCGAGTCTTGCCTATCGTAGTGATATTCAGTTTTGGACCAGTCGCGGTTTTGCGGTGCTCGATTTAAATTTTCGCGGAAGTAGTGGTTTTGGGCGTGCTTATCGTCAAAGTCTCTATGGAAAATGGGGGCAGAGTGATGTGGAAGATGCGATTAACGCGGCCAAGTATTTAGTCGCGAAAGGCTGGGTAGATGGCAGCAAACTGGCGATTCGAGGGATCAGCGCGGGCGGTTTGACAGTGATGTCATCATTAGCTTTTTATGATGTATTCCATGCGGGAGTGAGTTACGAGGGGATCAGTGATTTCGAGCAGCTTGCCAAAGGTACCCATAAGTTTGAGGCGGGTTATTTAGATCAACTGATTGGCCCCTATGCCGATAACCCAAGTCGTTACCGTGAGTTATCACCGCTAAATCATTTAGAAGGGTTTAATGAGCCACTCCTTATCTTTCAAGGGCTGAGAAATCAAATTGTCCCTGCTCATCAATCACAAAAAATCTATGAAGCGCTTAAAGCCAAGGGCGTGCCAACAGCTTATATCGCCCATGACGATGAGCCTCATGGTGGGCGAAAGCCTGAACATAAGGCCGCAGGATTAGAAATGGAACTCGCATTTTATGGGAAAGTGTTTCAATTTACTCCTGCAGGTAAATTGCCTGAGCTCGTGCTGGATAATGCGGCAGCCTTACATTAGTTCAGTTTTATGAGGTTGATTTAAGCTCAAGGTTAAGGCTATCAATAATGGCACAATGGGGCTGCGAACCTCCTTGGCATTGAGTCACCATATGTTGCAGTTGTGTTCGCAGATTTTGTAATTTCACAATTTGCTGTTCAACATAGGCAAGATGGCGGCGAGTGAGTTGTCTAACATCTTCGGCATTGCGGCTTTCATTATCCCTTAACCCGAGCAGCAGTTTACAGTCATCTAGACTAAATCCCAGATCGCGGCACTGGTGAACAAACTTAAGTGACTCAATATCGTGGGGGCGATAAACTCGGTAACCTGCCTCATTGCGTTCGGCATGTACTAGGCCAATATCGTGATAATAACGAATACTCTTAACGCTCAAACCTGTTTGTTTAGCCACTTCGCCTATTTTCATTTAAACCTCGGTAAGCTGCGTACCTAAAAATTTCGACTGGATCGCATTCAATCAATTCTTCCTTGACTCTCCCGTGATGGGAGACTTTATCTTAACCCTATCGCGTTCAAGTGCAAGTGAGGAATATTTCATGTCATTGATTAGACTCTATGTTACCAATATGAATTGTGCTGGCTGTGTTGCCAAGATTGAAAAGGCGTTTGCTGTCCAAGAAGGGGTAGAAGCTCGGGTAAATCTTGCCGATAAACAAGTGACCATTAATGGCACTATGGGTGCCGATGTTGCGATTGAGCTGATGGCGAGCGCGGGGTTTTCGGCTGAAGTGATTGTCGATGCCAAGGCCGCAGCCGAAGAAAAACGCCTTGAGGATGCGGCCGAGTATCGACTCAGAATGCGCCAAGCCATTATCGCGCTCGCGATTGGTATTCCTATGATGTTATGGGGATTACTGGGCGGCGAAATGATGATTAATAGCCCGAGTATGCAATTAGGTTGGGGCATTATGGGGCTTATCACGCTATTTTTGCTGGTGACTACGGGAAGGCATTTTTATCAGGGGATGTGGCGGGCGCTCAAGGCCAAAACCACCAATATGGATACCTTAATCGTGCTGGGTACCAGTACGGCATGGGCTTATTCCATGCTGGTGGTCATACTGCCAAATGTATTTCCTTTGGATACTCGCCATGTTTACTTTGAGGCGAGTGTGATGATTTTAGGTTTGATTAACCTAGGTCACGCGCTAGAGCTTAAAGCGCGTGGCAAAACCAGCGAGGCGGTGCAGCGTTTGCTCGGGCTTCAATCCACCACTGCGATTCGTATCGGTGATAAGGGCGATGAGCAGGTTGAGATAAGTCAGTTGAAACTGGGCGATAAACTGCGTTTACGCCCGGGAGACAGAGTGGCCCTCGATGGTATTGTTGAAATGGGGCAATCATTGTTAGATGAAGCCATGCTCACGGGTGAGCCCATTCCCGTCGTGAAAAATATGGGGGATAACCTAAGCGCGGGGACGGTTAACGGTAATGGCAGTTTGGTGTATCGCGTGACGGCTGGGCCACAAGATACGCGGCTTGCAAAAATTATTGCACTGGTGCAAGAGGCACAAACATCAAAATTACCCATAGGGCGATTGGCCGATAAGATCTCCGCGGTATTTGTTCCAACAGTGGTGGCGATTGCGCTGCTAGCGGCGGCTATCTGGTACTTTGTTGGGCCTGCGCCCGCCTTAAGTCATGCACTCGTCGTGCTCACCAGCGTGTTGATTATCGCTTGCCCCTGTGCGCTGGGGCTGGCAACACCTATGTCCATTATGGTCGCGGTAGGGCGAGCGGCACAAATGGGCGTATTAGTTAAAAACGGTGAGGCATTACAAACGGCGAGCAGGGTTGATTGCGTGGTGCTGGATAAAACGGGCACAGTTACCTTAGGTAAGCCACAAGTCACTGATTTCATGTTAGTGCAAGCACTAAGTGATACTGATAAAGGAGCCTTACTGGGCGAAATTGCTAGCCTAGAGCAACACTCTGAGCATCCCTTAGCGGGGGCGATTGTCAGTTATGCTAAGGAGTCACTCTCGCCATTGCCCGAAACGCAGGCATTTACGAACCATCAAGGTAAGGGGATTGAAGGCAAGGTTGATGGTGTATCGCTAGCGATCGGTAATCTCGCCTTGATGACGGCATTGGATATTGTAAATTCCGATGGCAGCGCCTTAGATCCTAGTGCGACATTAAGCTTTGCCAACCAAGGTAAAACCCCAATTTATGTCGCCAAAGCGGGTAAGTTAGTGGCCACTATTGCCCTTGCCGATCCGATTAAAATTGATGCAAAAACAGCCATCAGCGCCATGCTACAGCAGGATATTCGCGTTGTGTTACTTACGGGCGATAATCCACAAACCGCGCAGGCAGTGGCGGACCAAGTGGGCATTACCGAAGTGATTGCAGGTGTATTACCAGAGCAAAAACAACAACATATTAAAGCATTGCAACAACAAGGGCATATCGTCGCTATGGTAGGTGATGGCATTAACGATGCTCCAGCTTTAATGAGCGCCGACGTCGGCATTGCCATGGGATCGGGTACTGAGGTGGCGATCGAGAGTGCCGATATGACACTACTTTCACATCAATTGATAGTGATCGCTAACTTATTAGCCCTATCGCGCGCAACCATCACCAATATTAAGCAGAATCTCTTTGGTGCTTTTGTGTATAACAGTTTAGGTATCCCGGTGGCGGCGGGGGTACTTTATCCCCTAACCGGGATGTTGTTAAGCCCGGTGATTGCAGGTGCCGCCATGGCATTATCTTCGCTTACCGTGGTAACCAACGCCAATCGTTTAAGGAAACAGAAGTTATAGCCTTTGCCTTAACGTAGATCCGATGTGGATTAAGCCGCCAAGGCAAGGCTTAGCCGTTGAACGCCGTTGAACTTAGTGAGTTAAGATCATTCATTTGTCATCAGAGCCTGTGAAAATAGGACATAATAAAGCATGAAATTGCAGTGGGATTAAGTGGTTAGTCACTCGAGTTAGCAGAGTGCGGCGCTTAATTCCACGCGAATGGCTGAGGTCTTTTTAGTTGATAATTTAGCCCAAACTGCTATAGTGCCACGTTTATTTTTACCCCCTCAGGTTTGATAAAATGGATTTATGCTTAGTTGCATTGCCAAAAATCTAACCAACATTACTCGATTTGGAAGTTCATTTTGATCACAACAGCGAATATCACCATGCAGTTTGGCGCTAAGCCACTGTTTGAAAACATCTCAGTTAAATTTGGCGGCGGTAACCGTTACGGTCTTATCGGTGCGAACGGCTGTGGTAAATCAACCTTCATGAAGATCCTTTGCGGTGATCTAGAACCAAGCAGCGGCAACGTGTCTTTGGATGTGAATGAGCGTCTGGGTAAGTTGAGCCAGAACCAATTCGGTTATGAGGAATACACGCTTATCGATACAGTGATCATGGGGCACAGTGAACTGTGGAAGGTTAAACAAGAGCGTGATCGAATTTATTCTTTACCCGAAATGAGTGAAGAAGACGGCATTGCCGTGGCAAACCTTGAGATGGAATTTGCCGAAATGGACGGTTACACCGCCGAATCTCGCGCGGGTGAATTGTTGTTAGGTGTGGGTATTGGCATTGAAACCCATTTTGGTTTGATGTCTGAAATTGCTCCGGGCTTAAAACTGCGGGTGTTGTTAGCCCAAGCCCTGTTCTCCGATCCCGATGTACTGCTGCTTGACGAACCCACCAACAACTTGGACATCGATACCATTCGCTGGTTACAGGACGTATTGAACCAACGCGATAGCACCATGATCATTATTTCCCACGACCGTTACTTTTTAAACTCAGTCTGTACCCATATGGCGGACTTAGACTACGGTGAACTGCGCGTTTACCCTGGTAACTACGACGAATATATGCAAGCGGCTACCCAAGCCCGTGAGCGTTTAATTGCGGATAATGCGAAGAAAAAAGCCCAAATTTCTGAGCTGCAAACCTTCGTTGCACGTTTCTCTGCCAACGCTTCTAAGGCAAAACAAGCGACGTCCCGCGCCCGTCAAATCGACAAAATTAAGCTAGATGAAGTCAAAGCCTCTAGCCGCGTGAACCCCTTTATTCGTTTCGAGCAAGAAAAGAAACTGTTCCGCAATGCCTTAGTGGTTGAAAACTTAACTAAAGGTTATGACACACCGCTATTTAAAGACTTGAACTTAATCGTTGAAGTGGGCGAGCGTATCGCGATTTTAGGTGAGAACGGTGTCGGTAAAACGACATTGTTACGAACGCTTATCCATGATATTCCGCAGGATGAAGGTCATATTCAATGGTCTGAAAACGCCAACATTGGCTACTATGCACAGGATCATGAGTCTGATTTTGCAAATGATATGACCTTATTTGAATGGATGAGCCAATGGCGTAAACCTGAAGACGATGACCAATCGGTACGTGGTATTTTAGGCCGTATGTTGTTTGGTTCTGACGACATTAAAAAGTCAGTCAAAGTACTGTCGGGTGGTGAGAAGGGCCGGATGTTATTTGGCAAGCTCATTATGCAAAAAGCCAATATTTTGATGCTCGACGAACCGACCAACCATATGGATATGGAATCGATTGAGTCATTAAACAACGCCTTAGAAAAGTACGAAGGCACTTTGTTGTTTGTGAGTCACGATCGTGCATTTGTATCATCATTGGCTAACCGTATTATTGAAATTACTTCTAAAGGTGTAAATGATTTCAAAGGCACCTATGATGAGTTCCTTGCGAGCAAAGGTATTGAAGGCTAATTGTTTGCCTTAAGTGCTTAAACCTTGTTTAAATAAAAACGCCGCTCATATTGAGCGGCGTTTTTATTTATGGTGTTTGCCTCGGCTAAGCAGCTATTGCTTCACCTCGGCGCTCTTTTGCTCGACATAAATTAAGCTATCAGTATCAAAACCTTTGGCTT is a genomic window of Shewanella putrefaciens containing:
- a CDS encoding alpha/beta hydrolase family protein; its protein translation is MELGRYLPSLLSAILLLSGCERTQITDTPAKEYGDRIVAPYGSWQSPLSAVNVFEQADSVAELQSVGNAIYFAESSGKSQGKVGIKRLDKHANVVEVVSPEFNVKSTVHEYGGAAFLGIGQSLFATKLQDQLFYRFAPNQPPLPLTPNGTRHADCIAYPKGSRIICVREDHRQEGEPKASLVTINLNFAGEGDTFVSGHDFIASPTISPDNTQLAWITWEHPYMPWDNSVLWLGDLDRKGQLKNIRKIVTPEHSSVTQPLFSPDGQLYVVADISNWWNIYRVTSAGLLVPVFTKNAEFAVPDWRLGNHNYAFESANTLIASYVEGNQAALIRIYLDSGLTESLAVDFAEITQVIKGEDGVYFVGAKATPEQGVYQVVGRGTELVYAPALPKLDPNYISRARNIAFTTGEDQQAYGYFYAPVNPKYVAPHDTRPPLIVMLHGGPTARASLAYRSDIQFWTSRGFAVLDLNFRGSSGFGRAYRQSLYGKWGQSDVEDAINAAKYLVAKGWVDGSKLAIRGISAGGLTVMSSLAFYDVFHAGVSYEGISDFEQLAKGTHKFEAGYLDQLIGPYADNPSRYRELSPLNHLEGFNEPLLIFQGLRNQIVPAHQSQKIYEALKAKGVPTAYIAHDDEPHGGRKPEHKAAGLEMELAFYGKVFQFTPAGKLPELVLDNAAALH
- a CDS encoding MerR family DNA-binding protein, encoding MKIGEVAKQTGLSVKSIRYYHDIGLVHAERNEAGYRVYRPHDIESLKFVHQCRDLGFSLDDCKLLLGLRDNESRNAEDVRQLTRRHLAYVEQQIVKLQNLRTQLQHMVTQCQGGSQPHCAIIDSLNLELKSTS
- a CDS encoding heavy metal translocating P-type ATPase, whose protein sequence is MSLIRLYVTNMNCAGCVAKIEKAFAVQEGVEARVNLADKQVTINGTMGADVAIELMASAGFSAEVIVDAKAAAEEKRLEDAAEYRLRMRQAIIALAIGIPMMLWGLLGGEMMINSPSMQLGWGIMGLITLFLLVTTGRHFYQGMWRALKAKTTNMDTLIVLGTSTAWAYSMLVVILPNVFPLDTRHVYFEASVMILGLINLGHALELKARGKTSEAVQRLLGLQSTTAIRIGDKGDEQVEISQLKLGDKLRLRPGDRVALDGIVEMGQSLLDEAMLTGEPIPVVKNMGDNLSAGTVNGNGSLVYRVTAGPQDTRLAKIIALVQEAQTSKLPIGRLADKISAVFVPTVVAIALLAAAIWYFVGPAPALSHALVVLTSVLIIACPCALGLATPMSIMVAVGRAAQMGVLVKNGEALQTASRVDCVVLDKTGTVTLGKPQVTDFMLVQALSDTDKGALLGEIASLEQHSEHPLAGAIVSYAKESLSPLPETQAFTNHQGKGIEGKVDGVSLAIGNLALMTALDIVNSDGSALDPSATLSFANQGKTPIYVAKAGKLVATIALADPIKIDAKTAISAMLQQDIRVVLLTGDNPQTAQAVADQVGITEVIAGVLPEQKQQHIKALQQQGHIVAMVGDGINDAPALMSADVGIAMGSGTEVAIESADMTLLSHQLIVIANLLALSRATITNIKQNLFGAFVYNSLGIPVAAGVLYPLTGMLLSPVIAGAAMALSSLTVVTNANRLRKQKL
- a CDS encoding ABC-F family ATPase gives rise to the protein MITTANITMQFGAKPLFENISVKFGGGNRYGLIGANGCGKSTFMKILCGDLEPSSGNVSLDVNERLGKLSQNQFGYEEYTLIDTVIMGHSELWKVKQERDRIYSLPEMSEEDGIAVANLEMEFAEMDGYTAESRAGELLLGVGIGIETHFGLMSEIAPGLKLRVLLAQALFSDPDVLLLDEPTNNLDIDTIRWLQDVLNQRDSTMIIISHDRYFLNSVCTHMADLDYGELRVYPGNYDEYMQAATQARERLIADNAKKKAQISELQTFVARFSANASKAKQATSRARQIDKIKLDEVKASSRVNPFIRFEQEKKLFRNALVVENLTKGYDTPLFKDLNLIVEVGERIAILGENGVGKTTLLRTLIHDIPQDEGHIQWSENANIGYYAQDHESDFANDMTLFEWMSQWRKPEDDDQSVRGILGRMLFGSDDIKKSVKVLSGGEKGRMLFGKLIMQKANILMLDEPTNHMDMESIESLNNALEKYEGTLLFVSHDRAFVSSLANRIIEITSKGVNDFKGTYDEFLASKGIEG